The Candidatus Glassbacteria bacterium genome window below encodes:
- the trxA gene encoding thioredoxin TrxA produces MPKHVSDDSFEADVLKSPTPVIVDFWAEWCGPCKQIAPALEELDTEMGDRLTVAKINIDENPMTPSKYGVRGIPTLMVFKNGEVAATKIGALPKSKLVEWIESVI; encoded by the coding sequence ATGCCGAAACACGTAAGCGACGACAGCTTCGAAGCCGACGTCCTGAAGTCCCCGACCCCGGTGATCGTCGATTTCTGGGCCGAATGGTGCGGTCCCTGCAAGCAGATCGCGCCGGCGCTCGAGGAACTGGACACCGAGATGGGCGATCGGCTGACCGTCGCCAAGATCAACATCGACGAGAACCCGATGACGCCGTCCAAGTACGGGGTGCGCGGCATCCCGACCCTGATGGTGTTCAAGAACGGCGAGGTCGCGGCGACCAAGATCGGCGCCCTGCCCAAGAGCAAGCTGGTCGAATGGATCGAATCGGTGATCTGA
- a CDS encoding pyridoxal-phosphate dependent enzyme has protein sequence MRLVSSNFESVEFMRLPMDRRAAFSRLLNRSPTPLVVLTNDRVRLIGLDAGVNSSIPVDMPIPNGNRILLKLEHLGAYCSTGSFYDRLYPWLFLRAELAGFIHPARTRLIECSVGNAGAAFASVARVLGYKNPLVLLPADIYPSRVRQIKELDAEVVFSPSCVGPIGYIKLLEEMLADDWRNHGRPKKGGSSLFPISKIRKVPNEPYAEFLAEVLHQLTRNGLAPRIDTFVFGVGSGNTISQVGFALKRVNQAARVICCEHQEYPFVERLLNGRYPDDIDDWPEPDWPASTIHGVPLKKLNLKLDVIDDVVSLPRQTREEGWFLANNILGLSAGRPTGLAVAAALEIANRVEHQTILTLVFDNLGKYWQERRPIVVPYVVRDDMSDKAFIYG, from the coding sequence ATGAGATTGGTATCATCAAACTTTGAAAGCGTTGAGTTCATGCGCTTACCCATGGATCGGCGCGCCGCTTTTTCTCGCCTCCTTAATCGTTCGCCGACTCCACTTGTAGTTCTTACGAACGACCGCGTCCGGCTAATAGGACTCGACGCAGGAGTCAACTCCTCCATCCCTGTGGATATGCCCATTCCAAATGGCAATCGAATTCTATTAAAGTTAGAGCATCTTGGCGCTTATTGCTCGACTGGTAGTTTTTATGATCGATTGTACCCATGGCTTTTCCTCCGTGCCGAGCTCGCCGGATTTATCCATCCGGCAAGAACTCGCTTGATAGAGTGCTCGGTCGGTAACGCCGGCGCTGCTTTTGCCAGCGTGGCCCGCGTGCTTGGTTACAAGAACCCACTTGTTCTTTTGCCTGCGGATATTTATCCGTCTCGCGTTCGCCAAATCAAAGAATTGGATGCCGAGGTCGTATTCTCACCATCGTGCGTTGGCCCGATAGGTTACATTAAACTCTTGGAAGAAATGCTTGCGGACGATTGGCGTAACCATGGTAGACCGAAGAAAGGAGGCTCATCGCTCTTTCCCATATCGAAGATTCGCAAAGTTCCCAACGAACCGTATGCGGAATTTCTCGCTGAGGTCCTTCACCAGTTGACTCGAAATGGTTTGGCACCGAGAATCGACACCTTCGTATTCGGCGTGGGCTCGGGAAATACGATCTCACAAGTGGGCTTTGCTTTAAAAAGGGTAAACCAAGCCGCAAGAGTCATCTGCTGTGAACATCAGGAGTACCCATTTGTTGAACGGCTCTTGAACGGACGATATCCTGACGACATTGACGATTGGCCGGAACCCGATTGGCCCGCCTCGACGATTCACGGGGTGCCCCTAAAGAAGCTCAATCTGAAGCTCGACGTGATTGATGACGTCGTATCGTTGCCTCGCCAAACGAGGGAGGAAGGATGGTTTCTCGCCAACAATATCCTTGGTCTTTCTGCTGGTCGCCCCACTGGCCTCGCAGTTGCGGCGGCCTTGGAAATCGCAAATAGGGTCGAACATCAAACAATCTTAACGCTCGTCTTTGACAATCTCGGTAAATACTGGCAAGAGCGTCGCCCGATTGTTGTTCCATACGTAGTGCGGGATGACATGTCAGACAAAGCCTTCATATATGGCTAA
- a CDS encoding Y-family DNA polymerase, which translates to MSGSLVLALVDCNNFYVSCERLFAPALEGRPVVVLSNNDGCVIARSEEAKALGIAMGAPVFEAAPVFRRHRVRVFSSNYALYGDMSQRVMALLGEFSPEVEVYSIDEAFLGLSGFAGLEATAYGHRLRNRIRRCTGIPISVGIAPTKTLAKLANRIAKKEGDGVLDLTLAGRRRRALAATDVGEVWGIGRHRREMLRANAIRTALDLHDTPEWWVRRRMGVVGARTLLELRGVPCLGLESQPAGRKSVVVSRSFRWPLEDRRQLREAVAVFAGRAAEKLRQGGLVAGALTVFVDTNRLNPRQRQHHDAVTVCLAVPTGHGGAIAKAAARGLEGIFRPGYRYKKAGVLLHEVSPAEGFQPTLFEGAGDVRAGRLMETIDGINRRLGPGMVHYGSSGVRPGWRTTQDHRSPRYTTRWRDLLGVGD; encoded by the coding sequence ATGAGCGGCTCCTTGGTATTAGCCCTGGTCGACTGCAACAACTTCTACGTCTCCTGCGAGCGCCTCTTCGCGCCGGCGCTGGAGGGCCGGCCGGTGGTGGTGCTGTCCAACAACGACGGCTGCGTCATCGCCCGCTCCGAGGAGGCCAAGGCGCTGGGCATCGCCATGGGAGCGCCGGTGTTCGAGGCCGCCCCCGTGTTCCGCCGCCACCGGGTGCGGGTGTTTTCGTCCAACTACGCGCTCTACGGCGACATGTCCCAGCGGGTGATGGCGTTGCTGGGCGAGTTCAGCCCCGAGGTCGAGGTCTATTCGATCGACGAGGCCTTCCTCGGCCTGTCGGGGTTCGCCGGCCTCGAGGCGACCGCCTACGGCCACCGCCTCAGGAACCGCATCCGCCGCTGCACCGGGATTCCCATATCGGTGGGGATCGCCCCCACCAAGACCCTGGCCAAGCTGGCCAACCGGATCGCCAAGAAGGAGGGCGACGGCGTCCTCGATTTGACCCTCGCCGGGCGAAGGCGCCGCGCCCTGGCGGCAACCGATGTCGGCGAGGTGTGGGGGATCGGCCGGCACCGCCGCGAGATGCTGCGCGCCAACGCCATCCGCACCGCGCTGGACCTCCACGACACCCCGGAGTGGTGGGTCAGGAGGCGGATGGGCGTGGTCGGCGCGCGGACCCTGCTCGAGTTGCGCGGCGTCCCGTGCCTGGGGCTGGAGAGCCAGCCCGCCGGGCGCAAGTCGGTGGTCGTCTCGCGCTCCTTCCGGTGGCCGCTGGAGGACCGCCGCCAGCTGCGCGAGGCGGTCGCCGTGTTCGCCGGGCGGGCGGCCGAGAAGCTCCGCCAGGGCGGCCTGGTCGCCGGCGCGCTGACGGTGTTCGTGGACACCAACCGCCTCAACCCCCGGCAGCGCCAGCACCACGACGCCGTCACCGTATGCCTGGCGGTGCCGACCGGCCACGGCGGCGCCATCGCCAAGGCGGCGGCGCGGGGGCTGGAGGGCATCTTCCGCCCCGGCTACCGCTACAAGAAGGCCGGCGTGCTGCTCCACGAGGTGAGCCCCGCCGAGGGCTTCCAGCCGACCCTGTTCGAGGGCGCCGGGGACGTCCGCGCCGGCCGCCTGATGGAAACCATCGACGGCATAAACCGGCGGCTCGGGCCGGGCATGGTCCACTACGGATCGAGCGGCGTCCGCCCCGGTTGGCGGACCACCCAGGACCACCGCTCGCCACGCTACACCACTCGCTGGCGTGACCTGCTTGGGGTAGGCGATTAA
- the umuD gene encoding translesion error-prone DNA polymerase V autoproteolytic subunit, with protein sequence MFRSLVSTRHSLVIFASPVAAGFPSPAEDYVEGRLDLNDRLVRRPAATFIVRAEGESMTGAGILPGDLLIVDRSLEARSGSIVIAVLDGALTVKRLAGSRRGWRLEAAHPDYPATAIDGDRECVIWGVVTGAVHEFDRR encoded by the coding sequence ATGTTCCGATCTCTCGTGTCCACGCGGCACTCGCTGGTGATCTTCGCCTCGCCGGTGGCGGCGGGCTTCCCGTCGCCCGCCGAGGATTACGTCGAGGGCCGGCTGGACCTGAACGACCGCCTGGTGCGGCGTCCCGCCGCCACCTTCATCGTCCGGGCCGAGGGCGAGTCGATGACCGGGGCGGGGATCCTGCCGGGCGACCTGCTGATCGTCGACCGCTCGCTGGAGGCCCGCTCGGGGAGCATCGTCATCGCCGTCCTCGACGGCGCGCTGACCGTCAAGCGGCTGGCCGGCTCGCGGAGGGGCTGGCGGCTCGAAGCGGCCCACCCGGACTACCCGGCGACGGCGATTGACGGCGACCGGGAGTGCGTCATCTGGGGCGTGGTGACCGGCGCCGTCCACGAGTTCGACCGCCGATGA